In Halorhabdus tiamatea SARL4B, a genomic segment contains:
- a CDS encoding twin-arginine translocase TatA/TatE family subunit, producing the protein MIETTILQLGIPGGPEVLLLLLLAVLLFGANKIPKLARSSGQAIGEFQKGREQVEQELEEIQGGGSDEGTEDEFGAADTERETMTETNTEDN; encoded by the coding sequence ATGATCGAAACAACCATCCTGCAACTGGGTATCCCCGGCGGGCCGGAGGTACTCCTCCTCCTGTTGCTTGCCGTCCTCCTGTTCGGGGCGAACAAGATTCCGAAACTCGCTCGCTCGAGCGGTCAGGCCATCGGCGAGTTCCAGAAGGGGCGCGAACAGGTCGAACAGGAACTCGAAGAGATTCAGGGCGGCGGTTCGGACGAGGGCACCGAAGACGAGTTCGGCGCGGCGGATACCGAGCGGGAAACGATGACCGAGACCAACACGGAAGATAACTGA
- a CDS encoding redoxin domain-containing protein, whose protein sequence is MVSEGDTAPDFTAPLANGDIGSVTLSEHLDDAPLVLAFFPGAFTSVCSHEMAAFRDRIAEVEDAGATLYGISVDSPFALNEFREKLELPFDLISDAEKEIVDAYDLTMDFDDLGVYDVAKRSVFVIDKDGEVTYAWVSDDPGVEPDYDEVIEAAADAA, encoded by the coding sequence ATGGTATCCGAAGGCGACACTGCCCCTGACTTCACCGCACCACTCGCGAACGGCGACATCGGCTCCGTTACCCTCTCGGAGCATCTCGACGACGCGCCGCTCGTGCTGGCGTTCTTCCCGGGCGCGTTCACGAGCGTCTGCAGCCACGAGATGGCCGCGTTCCGCGATCGCATCGCGGAGGTCGAGGACGCCGGCGCGACGCTGTACGGCATCAGCGTCGACTCGCCGTTCGCGCTCAACGAGTTCCGCGAGAAGCTCGAACTCCCGTTCGACCTCATCAGCGACGCCGAAAAGGAGATCGTCGACGCCTACGACCTCACGATGGACTTCGACGACCTGGGCGTCTACGACGTCGCCAAACGCTCGGTGTTCGTCATCGACAAGGACGGCGAGGTCACCTACGCGTGGGTCAGCGACGATCCCGGTGTCGAGCCGGACTACGACGAAGTGATCGAAGCCGCAGCCGACGCAGCCTGA
- a CDS encoding HD domain-containing protein encodes MSDATDPTGDNDDTEGRIYDSASDHAFPDERLNEVLTYINGDAEIQAYLSAQNVNPVARKQYNDHGEKHIEIVRNRALCLYDLLKEGGVTFNGARQQGLDEADEPVIVALAATLHDIGHVVHRDDHPYYSIPLAADLLDRVLPELPFYDVAEAVRLKGEVLHAILGHDTAEEPLTLEAGVVRVADALDMESGRSRFPYEQGGRGINTVSSQAIEAVNLRPGDSVPVLVEIEMTNAAGVYQVDNLLKAKLRDSGLEEFLRIVAVNTRQDTERIVERIEL; translated from the coding sequence ATGAGCGACGCGACAGACCCCACAGGAGACAACGACGATACCGAGGGCCGGATTTACGATTCAGCGAGCGACCACGCGTTTCCGGACGAGCGGCTCAACGAGGTCTTGACGTACATCAACGGTGACGCCGAAATCCAGGCGTATCTCTCCGCACAGAACGTCAATCCCGTCGCGCGCAAACAGTACAACGACCACGGCGAGAAACACATCGAGATCGTCCGCAACCGCGCGCTGTGTCTGTACGACCTGCTCAAAGAGGGTGGCGTGACGTTCAACGGCGCACGGCAGCAGGGACTCGACGAGGCTGACGAACCGGTCATCGTCGCTCTGGCGGCGACGCTACACGATATCGGTCACGTCGTCCATCGGGACGATCATCCCTACTACTCGATCCCACTCGCGGCGGACTTGCTGGATCGGGTCCTCCCGGAGTTGCCCTTCTACGACGTGGCCGAGGCGGTTCGGCTCAAGGGCGAAGTCCTCCACGCAATCCTGGGTCACGACACGGCAGAGGAACCACTGACGCTCGAGGCCGGCGTCGTCCGCGTGGCCGACGCGCTCGATATGGAGAGCGGGCGCTCGCGATTCCCCTACGAACAGGGTGGACGTGGGATCAACACGGTCTCCAGCCAGGCCATCGAGGCAGTCAACCTCCGGCCCGGCGATAGCGTGCCGGTCCTCGTCGAGATCGAGATGACCAACGCCGCAGGCGTCTACCAGGTCGACAACCTCCTGAAGGCGAAACTCCGGGACTCGGGACTCGAGGAGTTCCTCCGGATCGTCGCCGTCAACACCCGCCAGGACACCGAGCGGATCGTCGAGCGGATCGAACTGTGA
- a CDS encoding DUF5786 family protein has translation MGFGSYDETEQENQASGSDIDDSESVDVDATDHDGDVSFEADASQDELLDKLQDMKD, from the coding sequence ATGGGCTTCGGAAGCTACGATGAAACCGAGCAGGAGAATCAGGCCAGTGGATCGGACATCGACGACAGCGAGAGCGTCGACGTCGATGCGACCGACCACGACGGGGACGTGAGCTTCGAAGCGGACGCCTCACAGGACGAACTCCTGGACAAACTCCAGGACATGAAAGACTGA
- the surE gene encoding 5'/3'-nucleotidase SurE, with the protein MTDEPTILLTNDDGIDSVGIRALYDALSPVGEVTAVAPADDRSAVGRSISTNVGVTEHELGYAIDGTPTDCVVAGMEVLLDDVDLVVAGCNDGANLGAYVLGRSGTVSAAVEATFFDVPAIAVSMYVPVRDDDKWEPLTEAPESYANATRATRYLVEQALESGVFEHADYLNVNAPLAVDGAATAPMEITTPSRVYEMGALKNGDEIELHDRIWEWMAEGTIPDPDGTDRRAVVEDRISVSPLTAPHTTERHEALDELAEEYERSE; encoded by the coding sequence ATGACCGACGAGCCCACGATCTTGCTGACGAACGACGACGGCATCGACAGCGTCGGGATTCGGGCGCTTTACGACGCGCTCTCTCCTGTCGGTGAGGTCACAGCTGTCGCGCCGGCTGACGACCGGAGCGCCGTCGGTCGGTCGATATCGACAAACGTCGGCGTGACCGAACACGAACTCGGGTACGCCATCGACGGGACGCCGACGGATTGTGTCGTCGCCGGGATGGAGGTTCTCCTCGACGACGTCGACCTCGTCGTCGCTGGCTGTAACGACGGCGCGAACCTGGGGGCGTACGTCCTGGGCCGATCCGGGACGGTGAGTGCAGCCGTCGAAGCGACGTTCTTCGACGTGCCGGCGATCGCCGTCTCGATGTACGTCCCCGTCCGGGACGACGACAAGTGGGAGCCACTCACGGAAGCCCCCGAGTCCTACGCGAACGCGACACGCGCCACGCGGTATCTCGTCGAACAGGCGCTGGAGTCGGGCGTCTTCGAGCACGCTGACTACCTCAACGTCAACGCACCGCTGGCCGTCGACGGAGCGGCGACTGCACCGATGGAGATTACGACGCCGTCACGGGTCTACGAGATGGGGGCCCTCAAAAACGGCGATGAGATCGAACTCCACGATCGTATCTGGGAGTGGATGGCAGAGGGGACCATTCCCGATCCCGACGGGACCGATCGCCGAGCCGTCGTCGAGGACCGGATCAGCGTCTCGCCGCTGACTGCCCCCCACACGACGGAGCGCCACGAGGCACTCGACGAACTGGCCGAGGAGTACGAGAGAAGCGAGTAG
- a CDS encoding methyltransferase domain-containing protein, which produces MSDERDAILDSVRYLRNVRPIDPDEIREYVPDRPHPGVVTQTIRESAVELGLKEREDGRFVPAPEGPLDAIVEQVAAFPERYARILEDLLVGEFGAGWPEGESGKRLRSRIRSVKESYLEGADVTYDRETALAYAVYHLPDYYAVGQYALEPLLADDRLPAQLRVLDVGAGVGGPALGLLDLVCEAGGIVDYHAVEPSDAADVLSEVLDETGRNAHTTVHRERAQDFEPDDTFDLIVFSNVLDELDSPATVLRKYADALEPDGSILALSPADKRTATGLRTTERAVEDTYTIYAPTVRLWPGETPAGACWSFDRRPDLAMPPFQERLDDACDDADHDDGEFENADVQYAYSILRSDGATAIEYTPDGSRVSKMADADGYVTDRIDVVGIKLSPDLRSGPDANPLFLVSDGSERTDHFAVLTRESTLNRDLVASQYGDLLSFENVLALWNDDEEAYNLVVDAETVVDSVAVP; this is translated from the coding sequence ATGAGTGACGAGCGCGACGCAATCCTCGACAGCGTTCGGTACCTCCGGAATGTCAGACCGATCGATCCAGACGAGATCAGGGAGTACGTGCCGGATCGGCCCCATCCGGGCGTCGTCACCCAGACGATCCGGGAGTCGGCCGTCGAACTCGGACTCAAGGAGCGCGAGGACGGCCGGTTCGTGCCGGCCCCCGAGGGACCGCTCGACGCAATTGTCGAACAGGTCGCGGCGTTCCCGGAACGCTACGCCCGTATTCTGGAGGATCTGCTCGTCGGGGAGTTCGGGGCTGGCTGGCCCGAGGGAGAGTCAGGTAAGCGACTCCGCTCGCGCATCCGATCAGTCAAGGAATCCTACCTCGAAGGGGCCGACGTCACCTACGACCGGGAGACTGCGCTCGCCTACGCCGTCTATCACCTCCCGGACTACTACGCCGTCGGGCAATACGCGCTGGAGCCACTCCTGGCCGACGATCGACTGCCGGCACAGCTCCGGGTACTCGATGTCGGGGCCGGCGTCGGCGGCCCGGCACTGGGACTGCTCGATCTCGTGTGTGAAGCCGGCGGCATCGTCGACTACCACGCCGTCGAGCCCAGCGACGCCGCCGACGTTCTCTCGGAGGTCCTGGACGAAACGGGGCGAAACGCACACACGACCGTCCATCGCGAGCGAGCCCAAGACTTCGAGCCGGACGACACCTTCGACCTCATCGTCTTCTCGAACGTCCTCGACGAACTCGATTCGCCCGCGACCGTCCTCCGCAAGTACGCTGACGCGCTCGAACCTGATGGGTCAATTCTGGCACTTTCGCCAGCCGACAAGCGAACGGCGACCGGCCTCAGGACGACCGAACGCGCCGTCGAGGACACCTACACGATCTACGCGCCGACCGTGCGTCTCTGGCCCGGCGAGACCCCTGCCGGAGCGTGCTGGTCGTTCGACCGCCGACCCGATCTGGCAATGCCACCGTTCCAGGAACGACTCGACGACGCTTGTGACGATGCGGACCACGACGACGGCGAGTTCGAGAACGCCGACGTCCAGTACGCCTATTCGATCCTCCGGTCGGACGGCGCGACGGCGATCGAGTACACGCCGGACGGCTCACGTGTCTCGAAGATGGCTGACGCAGACGGCTACGTCACCGACCGGATCGACGTCGTCGGGATCAAACTCAGTCCGGACCTGCGGTCGGGCCCCGACGCGAACCCGCTCTTTCTGGTGAGTGACGGTAGCGAGCGGACAGACCACTTCGCCGTGTTGACGCGGGAATCGACACTCAATCGTGATCTGGTCGCGAGTCAGTACGGCGACTTGCTCTCCTTCGAGAACGTCCTGGCGCTGTGGAACGACGACGAGGAGGCGTACAACCTGGTCGTCGACGCCGAGACGGTTGTCGACAGCGTGGCAGTCCCCTGA
- a CDS encoding prephenate dehydrogenase/arogenate dehydrogenase family protein, with amino-acid sequence MDVLVVGAGDMGQWFARALDAHAADPPDLAFLDTDSTVARTAGDTVGGRTVSPETTEHFDLVCVAVPMPVTVDAIETYAANADRAICDLAGIMADPVAAMAEHAPDCERVSFHPLFAPSNAPGNVPLVAEEPGPVTNQVRAALTAAGNDLFETTPAEHDAAMETVQARTHAAILAFGLAAESVPERFQTPISAGLLDLLETVTAGEPRVYADIQAAFDGAEDVATAAERLAEADDETFEELYRSARPGEPTDE; translated from the coding sequence ATGGACGTACTCGTCGTCGGGGCGGGGGACATGGGCCAGTGGTTCGCCCGAGCCCTCGACGCACACGCCGCTGACCCACCGGATCTCGCGTTTCTCGACACCGATTCGACAGTAGCTCGGACCGCTGGCGACACCGTCGGCGGCCGAACCGTCTCGCCTGAGACGACCGAGCACTTCGATCTCGTCTGCGTCGCCGTTCCGATGCCAGTGACTGTCGACGCGATCGAAACGTACGCCGCGAACGCCGACCGGGCAATCTGTGACCTCGCGGGGATCATGGCCGACCCCGTCGCAGCGATGGCCGAGCACGCGCCCGACTGTGAACGAGTCAGCTTTCACCCGCTCTTTGCACCATCGAACGCGCCCGGTAACGTGCCGCTGGTGGCTGAAGAACCGGGACCCGTCACGAATCAGGTTCGTGCGGCGCTGACAGCCGCCGGCAACGACCTCTTCGAGACGACGCCAGCCGAGCACGACGCGGCGATGGAGACCGTCCAGGCCCGGACACACGCCGCGATCCTGGCGTTCGGCCTGGCCGCCGAGTCCGTTCCCGAACGGTTCCAGACGCCGATCTCTGCCGGGCTGTTGGACCTGCTCGAAACCGTCACCGCCGGCGAACCGCGCGTCTACGCCGACATCCAGGCCGCCTTCGACGGGGCCGAGGACGTGGCGACGGCTGCCGAGCGACTCGCCGAGGCCGACGACGAAACGTTCGAGGAGCTCTACCGGAGCGCCCGCCCGGGGGAACCGACCGATGAGTGA
- a CDS encoding fumarylacetoacetate hydrolase family protein encodes MKRVRFRDPAGTIRGGRWITEDETAYVTTALGEPDSVAADEHTYPADDVDVLSPAQPTKTVCIGRNYVDHADEQDADVPDRPLLFLKPPNTVASHGSTVSLLAGKERIDHEAELAVVIGETCHDVSESDAEDVIAGYTCFNDLSNRDDQRRETNWVRGKAFDNAAPMGPVLATPEEVPADASIELRVNGEQRQSGSREDMVFSVPELIAEITDYMTLEPGDVIATGTPAGVGPLEDGDTVEIEIEGIGTLRHGVHIPE; translated from the coding sequence ATGAAGCGCGTCCGCTTTCGTGACCCGGCAGGAACGATTCGGGGGGGCCGATGGATCACCGAGGACGAGACAGCGTACGTCACGACTGCGCTCGGTGAGCCCGACTCCGTGGCGGCGGACGAACACACCTATCCGGCCGACGACGTCGACGTCCTCTCGCCCGCCCAACCGACGAAGACCGTCTGTATCGGGCGCAACTACGTCGATCACGCCGACGAGCAGGACGCCGACGTGCCCGATCGCCCGCTACTCTTCTTGAAGCCGCCGAACACCGTCGCGAGCCACGGCTCGACGGTCTCGCTTTTGGCCGGCAAGGAACGCATCGACCACGAGGCCGAACTCGCCGTCGTCATCGGCGAGACCTGCCACGACGTGAGCGAGAGCGACGCCGAAGACGTCATCGCGGGCTACACCTGCTTCAACGACCTCTCGAATCGCGACGACCAACGCCGCGAGACCAACTGGGTCCGGGGGAAGGCCTTCGACAACGCCGCACCGATGGGGCCAGTGCTGGCTACTCCCGAAGAAGTTCCGGCGGACGCGAGCATCGAACTCCGGGTCAACGGCGAACAGCGGCAGTCGGGAAGCCGCGAGGACATGGTGTTCTCCGTGCCCGAGTTGATCGCCGAGATCACCGACTACATGACCCTCGAGCCCGGCGACGTGATCGCGACGGGAACTCCCGCCGGGGTCGGGCCGCTCGAAGACGGCGACACCGTCGAGATCGAGATCGAGGGGATCGGGACGCTTCGCCACGGCGTTCACATCCCCGAGTAA
- a CDS encoding DUF7385 family protein — protein MEQLDVEDGFDFHEYRHGLKLLTDDRETTHLENREGFACPACGRPFERLLVSEKRLHTFNSPPGPFCLVRTDEQLLVLTH, from the coding sequence ATGGAACAACTCGACGTCGAGGACGGGTTCGATTTTCACGAGTACCGCCACGGACTCAAGTTACTCACAGACGATCGGGAGACGACCCACCTCGAAAACCGCGAGGGGTTCGCCTGTCCGGCCTGCGGTCGCCCGTTCGAGCGTCTGCTGGTGTCCGAAAAGCGGCTGCACACGTTCAACTCGCCACCGGGCCCGTTCTGTCTGGTTCGGACGGACGAGCAGTTGCTGGTGCTGACGCATTGA
- the hmgA gene encoding hydroxymethylglutaryl-CoA reductase (NADPH) — translation MAAVTDLVERLRSGELRLYELEDIADPDDATAARRAYVEEETDADLEKVGSYTIDAADAEPNIENMIGAVQIPMGVTGPLPVDGEAADGEYHVPLATTEGALVASVNRGVTAIRDAGGSTARIMKSGITRAPVFSVEDVGEAKAVADWVRENEAELAAVAEDTDPHIAFEDVTPYVVGDSVFLRFRYDTGDAMGMNMVTIASEAAAEFVEEETPAELVALSGNLCSDKKPAAINAVEGRGYTVAADVFIPDELVEDTFHATSEDIAAVNTRKNLVGSAKAGSLGFNAHVANIVGAAFLALGQDEAQVVEGSNAITSLEAREDGLYASVTLASLEVGTVGGGTALPTQSEALSVLGLAGGGDPVGSNAEALAEIIATAALAGELSLLGALASRHLSSAHEQLGR, via the coding sequence ATGGCAGCGGTAACTGACCTGGTCGAGCGCCTCCGCAGCGGGGAGCTTCGGCTATACGAACTCGAGGACATCGCCGATCCGGACGACGCGACGGCTGCACGTCGTGCGTACGTCGAAGAAGAGACCGACGCCGACCTGGAGAAAGTTGGCTCGTATACGATCGACGCCGCCGACGCCGAGCCGAACATCGAGAACATGATCGGGGCGGTCCAGATCCCGATGGGTGTCACGGGGCCTCTGCCCGTCGACGGCGAGGCGGCCGACGGCGAGTACCACGTCCCGCTGGCGACGACTGAAGGTGCCCTGGTCGCGAGCGTCAACCGTGGCGTCACGGCGATCCGGGACGCCGGCGGGTCGACCGCCCGCATCATGAAGTCGGGAATCACCCGCGCGCCGGTGTTCAGCGTCGAGGACGTCGGCGAGGCCAAGGCCGTCGCCGACTGGGTTCGCGAGAACGAGGCCGAACTCGCCGCCGTCGCCGAGGACACCGACCCGCACATCGCCTTCGAGGACGTCACGCCGTACGTCGTCGGCGATTCGGTGTTCCTCCGGTTCCGCTATGACACCGGCGACGCCATGGGGATGAACATGGTCACCATCGCCAGCGAGGCGGCCGCCGAGTTCGTCGAAGAAGAGACGCCTGCCGAACTCGTCGCGCTCTCGGGGAACCTCTGTTCCGACAAGAAGCCGGCCGCGATCAACGCCGTCGAGGGACGGGGGTATACAGTCGCTGCCGACGTCTTCATCCCCGACGAACTCGTCGAGGACACCTTCCACGCGACCAGTGAAGACATCGCCGCCGTCAACACCCGCAAGAACCTCGTCGGGAGTGCGAAGGCGGGGAGTCTCGGGTTCAACGCCCACGTCGCCAACATCGTCGGCGCGGCCTTCCTCGCACTGGGCCAGGACGAGGCCCAGGTCGTCGAGGGGTCCAACGCGATCACGAGTCTCGAAGCCCGCGAAGACGGCCTCTACGCCAGCGTGACGCTCGCATCACTCGAAGTGGGAACCGTCGGCGGCGGGACCGCATTGCCGACGCAGTCCGAAGCACTGTCGGTCCTCGGCCTCGCCGGCGGCGGCGATCCGGTCGGCTCGAACGCCGAAGCACTCGCGGAAATCATCGCGACAGCCGCACTCGCCGGCGAGCTCTCGCTGCTGGGCGCGCTGGCGTCGCGCCACCTTTCCAGCGCCCACGAACAGCTCGGTCGGTGA
- a CDS encoding DUF5817 domain-containing protein, with amino-acid sequence MYSVVGCTECSALWVIEGRPETSQCPRCGKRRQFDLLRKFAQTETADAARQARAAMLAERQDLGEAFDGLDSYAEMEAEVSEAVIGDDEYLESKGVDSDAAFEAGRRATEGTGGSTSREEIVREALAELDDPDEDSIVEYAAERGVPEGYTQRALQSLVQAGDVSESRGTYRLV; translated from the coding sequence ATGTACTCGGTGGTCGGCTGTACGGAGTGCAGCGCGCTGTGGGTGATCGAAGGGCGACCCGAAACCTCGCAGTGTCCACGATGTGGCAAACGTCGGCAGTTCGACCTCCTGCGGAAGTTCGCACAGACCGAAACTGCCGACGCCGCACGGCAAGCCCGCGCCGCGATGCTTGCCGAACGCCAGGATCTGGGCGAGGCGTTCGATGGGTTAGATTCCTACGCCGAGATGGAGGCGGAGGTGTCCGAGGCGGTGATCGGCGACGACGAATATCTCGAATCGAAGGGCGTCGACAGCGACGCCGCGTTCGAGGCTGGACGACGCGCCACGGAAGGGACCGGCGGATCGACCAGTCGCGAGGAGATCGTCCGTGAAGCACTCGCTGAACTCGACGATCCGGACGAGGACTCGATTGTCGAATACGCCGCCGAGCGTGGGGTTCCCGAGGGCTACACCCAGCGAGCGCTCCAGTCGCTGGTCCAGGCCGGTGACGTCAGCGAAAGTCGCGGAACGTATCGACTCGTTTGA
- a CDS encoding GNAT family N-acetyltransferase, translating to MDNTDYRIEVDGDREDAYDVRFAVFVEEQGVDPAIEIDEHEDTATHFVAYADDEPVGATRLREPEDGIGKVERLAVLGFHRGQGLGRQLMDAVEAEARREGLERLTLHGQVRVVEFYEHLGYEQESDEFEEAGITHVKMAKSIDRAEDSSAPGRT from the coding sequence ATGGACAATACCGATTATCGGATCGAAGTCGACGGCGACCGTGAGGACGCCTACGACGTCCGCTTTGCCGTTTTCGTCGAGGAACAGGGCGTCGATCCTGCTATCGAGATCGACGAGCACGAGGATACAGCTACGCACTTCGTCGCCTACGCCGACGACGAACCGGTCGGTGCCACACGATTGCGTGAACCAGAAGACGGCATCGGCAAGGTCGAACGCCTGGCTGTTCTCGGGTTTCACCGCGGCCAGGGACTCGGCCGACAACTCATGGACGCCGTCGAGGCCGAGGCCAGGCGGGAGGGCCTGGAGCGACTCACCCTCCACGGCCAGGTTCGCGTCGTCGAGTTCTACGAACACCTGGGCTACGAACAGGAAAGCGACGAGTTCGAGGAAGCTGGTATCACACATGTGAAAATGGCCAAATCGATCGACCGAGCGGAGGATTCAAGCGCCCCCGGTCGGACGTGA
- the icd gene encoding NADP-dependent isocitrate dehydrogenase, protein MVNEYDQVSVPSEGQPIEVIDEDEDILDIPENPIVPIIHGDGIGTDVGPAAQKVLNAAAEATGREIAWMRVYAGESGRERYDENLPDDTVNAIDEFRVAIKGPLTTPVGAGFRSLNVALRQTLDFYANVRPTYYLDGVPSPMKAPEEMDMVTFRENTEDVYAGIEWEAGTDEVEQVREFVEDEMGFDETMHDGPIGIGIKPITEFGSKRLVRKAIDYAIEHDRDTVTLVHKGNIMKFTEGQFGDWGMEVAEEEYPDEEVFAAPDSLWETQDEVDIPEDAVMVEERLADAMLQWMQLRTDEFDVLAMPNLNGDYLSDAAGAQIGGLGIAPGANFGDARVLAEPVHGSAPKRAGQNMANPTAMILSGRLMFDYMGWDEAADLVRDAVEETISSGKVTYDLERQLDDAEKLGTEEYAEEIVANIERLA, encoded by the coding sequence ATGGTAAACGAATACGACCAGGTCTCTGTGCCCAGCGAGGGACAGCCCATCGAGGTCATCGACGAGGACGAAGACATTCTCGACATCCCCGAGAACCCGATCGTGCCGATCATCCACGGCGACGGGATTGGCACGGACGTCGGCCCGGCCGCCCAGAAAGTGCTCAACGCCGCCGCCGAGGCGACCGGCCGCGAGATCGCCTGGATGCGCGTCTACGCCGGCGAGTCCGGCCGCGAGCGCTACGACGAGAACCTGCCCGACGACACCGTCAACGCGATCGACGAGTTCCGCGTCGCGATCAAAGGGCCGCTGACGACGCCCGTCGGCGCTGGCTTCCGATCGCTGAACGTCGCGCTCCGCCAGACGCTTGACTTCTATGCGAACGTCCGGCCGACGTACTATCTCGACGGCGTCCCCTCGCCGATGAAAGCCCCCGAGGAGATGGACATGGTGACTTTCCGAGAGAACACCGAGGACGTCTACGCCGGCATCGAGTGGGAGGCCGGCACCGACGAGGTCGAGCAGGTCCGGGAGTTCGTCGAGGACGAGATGGGCTTCGACGAGACGATGCACGACGGCCCGATCGGGATCGGCATCAAGCCGATCACCGAGTTCGGCTCGAAACGGCTCGTCCGAAAGGCCATCGACTACGCTATCGAGCACGACCGGGACACGGTCACGCTCGTCCACAAGGGCAACATCATGAAGTTCACCGAGGGGCAGTTCGGCGACTGGGGGATGGAGGTCGCCGAGGAGGAGTACCCCGACGAGGAGGTCTTCGCCGCGCCCGACTCCCTGTGGGAGACCCAGGACGAGGTCGACATCCCCGAGGATGCCGTCATGGTCGAGGAGCGCCTCGCCGACGCCATGCTCCAGTGGATGCAGCTCCGGACCGACGAGTTCGACGTTTTGGCGATGCCGAACCTCAACGGCGACTACTTGAGCGACGCTGCCGGTGCGCAGATCGGCGGCCTCGGGATCGCACCCGGAGCGAACTTCGGCGACGCCCGCGTCCTGGCCGAGCCGGTCCACGGCAGTGCGCCGAAACGCGCCGGCCAGAACATGGCCAACCCGACCGCGATGATCCTCTCCGGGCGGCTCATGTTCGATTACATGGGCTGGGACGAGGCCGCCGACCTCGTGCGTGACGCCGTCGAGGAGACCATCTCGTCGGGGAAGGTCACCTACGACCTCGAACGCCAGCTCGACGACGCCGAGAAGCTCGGTACCGAGGAGTACGCCGAGGAGATCGTCGCGAACATCGAGAGACTGGCGTAA
- a CDS encoding DsbA family protein has product MPDDNAARSTRRAFIGGLAIAGTAGLAGCSALSGDDDGIPTITVDPETETLPTPVRGDPDADVTVAAFEDYACGHCATYVLEHLPSIVNDYVEPGVIRYEHYDFPLPLSQESLRAPSAARAVQDTVGLDAYWEFSHALFENQGRLGLSLYEELASEVGADPAVVRAAAEERRYDPTVAESRQYGLQRGVEATPTVIVNGTVLDSYAADVIAQAIEAER; this is encoded by the coding sequence ATGCCTGACGACAACGCTGCTCGGTCGACACGCCGGGCGTTTATCGGGGGGCTTGCGATCGCGGGGACGGCTGGCCTCGCCGGCTGTTCGGCCCTGTCCGGCGACGACGACGGTATACCGACGATCACCGTCGACCCGGAGACCGAGACCCTCCCGACGCCCGTTCGCGGTGATCCGGACGCCGACGTGACGGTCGCTGCCTTCGAGGACTACGCCTGTGGCCACTGTGCGACCTACGTCCTCGAGCACCTCCCCTCCATCGTGAACGACTACGTCGAACCGGGCGTGATCCGCTACGAGCATTACGACTTCCCGCTGCCGCTCTCTCAGGAGTCCCTGCGGGCCCCCAGCGCTGCTCGGGCCGTTCAGGATACGGTCGGACTCGACGCCTACTGGGAGTTCTCTCATGCCCTGTTCGAGAACCAGGGCCGACTCGGTCTCTCGCTGTACGAGGAACTGGCGAGTGAGGTCGGCGCGGATCCAGCGGTCGTTCGGGCGGCGGCCGAAGAACGGCGCTACGACCCGACGGTCGCCGAGAGCAGACAGTACGGACTGCAGCGGGGGGTCGAGGCGACGCCGACGGTGATCGTCAACGGTACCGTACTCGACAGTTACGCCGCCGACGTGATTGCCCAGGCGATCGAGGCCGAGCGCTGA